Proteins from a genomic interval of Amycolatopsis sp. cg13:
- a CDS encoding TetR/AcrR family transcriptional regulator — protein sequence MSETTPRRAPRPGERQRDPERTKARIFEAAKAEFGSKGYAAARVSDIAQRAGVNKQLISYYFGGKEGLYAEVASEPFAGFAAMTTTDRPLADVLEDFAKGGLADQDQARLFLRENMAEGTPNEAGAESQREFLRGQLKYMRARQEAGDFPADVDPKTFLLMLMAAASAPMSLPRVAEALTGEDPASESFVEYYAEQLARVARHLGGS from the coding sequence GTGTCCGAGACCACCCCGCGCCGCGCGCCGCGCCCCGGCGAGCGCCAGCGCGATCCCGAACGCACGAAGGCCCGCATTTTCGAGGCGGCGAAGGCCGAATTCGGCAGCAAGGGATACGCGGCCGCGCGGGTCAGCGACATCGCGCAGCGCGCGGGCGTGAACAAGCAGCTGATCTCGTACTACTTCGGCGGCAAGGAAGGCCTGTACGCCGAGGTCGCGAGCGAACCGTTCGCCGGGTTCGCCGCGATGACCACGACCGACCGGCCGCTCGCGGACGTGCTCGAGGACTTCGCCAAGGGCGGCCTCGCCGACCAGGACCAGGCGCGGCTGTTCCTGCGGGAGAACATGGCCGAGGGCACGCCGAACGAGGCGGGCGCGGAGTCTCAGCGCGAGTTCCTGCGGGGGCAGCTCAAGTACATGCGGGCGCGGCAGGAGGCGGGCGATTTCCCGGCCGATGTGGACCCGAAGACGTTCCTGCTGATGCTGATGGCGGCGGCCAGCGCGCCGATGTCGCTGCCCCGGGTCGCGGAAGCGCTGACCGGAGAGGATCCGGCGTCAGAGTCCTTTGTGGAGTATTACGCGGAGCAGCTCGCGCGCGTGGCGCGGCATCTCGGGGGTTCTTAG
- a CDS encoding AMP-binding protein, with the protein MPFATILNDETIEAHTRAGYWVNRTITDYLDDAAAATPDKTAFVDSQRGVTFGQLKHEVDRCALGLLELGVRPGDVVSFQLPNRIEWIVVHYAASRIGAVSNPLIPIYRDREVGFMVALAKSKVLVVPREFRGFDYPAMARRLRPQWPDLEHVLVVGSSWDEFAATHWEERRELPSWRPDPNDVTLLIFTSGTTGEPKGVMHTHNTAIAANNPLPDRLGITSDSVLHMASTLAHLTGFLYGARLGVQNGATCVLQDVWDAAQFVELVAEHGITYTSAATPFLHDLLSAPNLAEHDLQSLQRFCCMGAPIPRALVREARRKLPGLVVLGGWGQSEDALVTLGIPGDPDDKLIDTDGCPWPGMRIRVVDADGTELPPGAEGRLQVAGPFLFVGYAERLELARESFTGDWFDTGDLAAIDADGYLRIAGRTKDVIIRGGENIPVAYVENVLYEHPDVEAVAVVAVPDPRLQERACACLVLKPAAHLDLEKLRGFLSEKGVAKQYWPERVELFPELPRTASGKIQKFQLRALVEEQSGTGPEPPQ; encoded by the coding sequence CCTCAACGACGAGACGATCGAGGCCCACACCCGCGCCGGGTACTGGGTGAACCGCACCATCACCGACTACCTCGACGACGCCGCCGCGGCCACGCCGGACAAGACCGCGTTCGTCGATTCACAGCGCGGCGTCACCTTCGGCCAGCTGAAACACGAGGTCGACCGGTGCGCGCTCGGGCTGCTGGAACTGGGCGTCCGGCCCGGCGACGTCGTGTCGTTTCAGCTGCCGAACCGGATCGAGTGGATCGTCGTGCACTACGCGGCGAGCCGGATCGGCGCGGTCAGCAACCCGCTCATCCCGATCTACCGGGACCGCGAGGTCGGCTTCATGGTGGCGCTCGCGAAGTCGAAAGTCCTGGTGGTGCCGCGGGAATTCCGCGGTTTCGACTATCCGGCGATGGCGCGGCGGCTCCGTCCGCAGTGGCCGGATCTGGAGCACGTGCTGGTGGTCGGATCGTCCTGGGACGAGTTCGCCGCGACGCACTGGGAAGAGCGGCGGGAACTGCCGTCGTGGCGACCCGATCCCAACGACGTCACGCTGCTGATCTTCACCTCCGGCACCACCGGCGAGCCCAAAGGCGTGATGCACACGCACAACACCGCGATCGCCGCGAACAACCCCCTCCCCGACCGGCTCGGCATCACCTCCGACAGCGTCCTGCACATGGCGTCGACACTCGCGCACCTCACCGGTTTCCTTTACGGCGCAAGGCTCGGCGTGCAGAACGGCGCGACCTGCGTGTTGCAGGACGTGTGGGATGCCGCGCAATTCGTCGAACTGGTCGCCGAACACGGCATCACCTACACCTCCGCCGCCACGCCGTTCCTGCACGACCTGCTGTCCGCGCCGAACCTCGCCGAGCACGATCTCCAGTCCCTGCAACGGTTTTGCTGCATGGGCGCGCCGATCCCCCGGGCGCTCGTGCGGGAAGCGCGACGGAAACTGCCCGGTCTCGTCGTGCTCGGCGGCTGGGGGCAGAGCGAGGACGCGCTGGTCACGCTCGGCATCCCGGGCGATCCGGACGACAAGCTGATCGACACCGACGGCTGTCCCTGGCCGGGGATGCGGATCCGGGTTGTCGACGCAGACGGCACCGAGTTGCCGCCGGGCGCCGAAGGCCGGCTGCAGGTCGCCGGGCCGTTCCTGTTCGTCGGCTACGCGGAACGGCTCGAGCTGGCCCGCGAGAGTTTCACCGGCGACTGGTTCGACACCGGCGATCTCGCGGCCATCGACGCCGACGGGTACCTCCGCATCGCGGGCCGGACCAAGGACGTGATCATCCGCGGCGGAGAGAACATCCCGGTCGCGTACGTGGAGAACGTCCTTTACGAACACCCGGACGTCGAAGCGGTCGCCGTGGTCGCGGTTCCCGATCCACGCCTGCAGGAACGCGCGTGCGCCTGTCTCGTCCTCAAGCCTGCCGCACACCTCGACCTGGAGAAGCTGCGCGGCTTTCTCTCGGAGAAGGGCGTCGCCAAGCAGTACTGGCCGGAGCGCGTGGAGCTGTTTCCGGAACTCCCCCGGACCGCCAGCGGCAAAATCCAGAAGTTCCAGCTCCGTGCGCTGGTGGAAGAGCAGAGCGGGACCGGTCCCGAGCCGCCTCAGTAG
- a CDS encoding FAD-dependent oxidoreductase, with translation MNKIKVAVVGGGTGGLCLAHGLSRAGIEVAVYERSRTRADRLQGYRVHIAPMGSAALHECLPTAAWEQFLATTGESKGVFGFVTEQMRELAVLDAPPSEDPAAAHHSASRISMHQVLSSGLDGILWYDKEFVRYETGPKGVGLHFADGTTAEADLVIGADGANSRVRAQLLPHAKRVDTGIRTVIGKFPLTDESRALLPERLATAPTYVLPPAGSGMFTAPHEFSAASVNDETATVDPVLFDNTSSYVMWSYGAKAERFPADLAELDPPALRSLMLERIRDWHPGFSRLVAGSLDATVAMLPIRTSVPVREWETGPVTLLGDAVHSMTPFRGIGANIALRDAQVLCRTLSRGGDVTAAVADYERQMRKYAYPQVRGSLRSAEQFVTESRFSRSTMRASMAAMGAGLSLRRKLRG, from the coding sequence GTGAACAAGATCAAGGTGGCGGTAGTCGGCGGCGGCACCGGCGGGTTGTGCCTGGCGCACGGCCTGTCGCGGGCCGGCATCGAGGTGGCGGTGTACGAGCGCAGCCGCACCCGGGCCGATCGCCTGCAGGGCTACCGCGTCCACATCGCGCCGATGGGCTCCGCCGCGCTGCACGAGTGCCTTCCGACGGCGGCGTGGGAGCAGTTCCTCGCGACGACGGGGGAAAGCAAGGGCGTGTTCGGCTTCGTCACCGAGCAGATGCGCGAACTGGCGGTCCTCGATGCTCCGCCGAGCGAGGATCCGGCTGCCGCGCACCATTCGGCGAGCCGGATCTCGATGCATCAGGTGCTGTCGTCCGGATTGGACGGCATCCTGTGGTACGACAAGGAATTCGTGCGGTACGAGACCGGTCCGAAGGGGGTCGGCCTGCACTTCGCGGACGGCACCACCGCCGAGGCGGATTTGGTGATCGGCGCGGACGGAGCGAATTCCCGGGTCCGCGCGCAGCTGCTGCCGCACGCGAAGCGGGTGGACACCGGGATCCGCACCGTGATCGGCAAGTTCCCGTTGACCGACGAGTCCCGTGCGCTGCTCCCGGAGCGGTTGGCGACCGCTCCGACGTACGTGCTGCCGCCGGCGGGCAGCGGGATGTTCACCGCGCCGCACGAGTTCTCGGCGGCGTCGGTCAACGACGAGACCGCGACCGTCGACCCGGTCCTGTTCGACAACACCAGCAGCTACGTGATGTGGTCCTACGGCGCGAAAGCCGAGCGTTTCCCGGCCGACCTCGCCGAACTGGACCCTCCCGCGCTCCGTTCGCTGATGCTGGAACGGATCCGCGACTGGCACCCGGGTTTCAGCCGATTGGTGGCCGGATCGCTGGACGCCACCGTGGCCATGCTGCCGATCCGCACGTCGGTGCCGGTCCGCGAGTGGGAGACCGGCCCGGTCACCCTGCTCGGCGACGCCGTGCACAGCATGACCCCGTTCCGCGGCATCGGCGCGAACATCGCCCTCCGCGACGCGCAAGTGTTGTGCCGCACCCTTTCCCGCGGCGGCGACGTGACGGCCGCGGTCGCCGACTACGAACGGCAGATGCGGAAGTACGCGTACCCACAAGTCCGCGGTTCGCTGCGCAGTGCCGAGCAGTTCGTGACCGAAAGCCGATTCAGCCGCAGCACGATGCGCGCGTCGATGGCCGCTATGGGGGCGGGTCTGTCGCTGCGGCGGAAACTGCGCGGCTGA
- the proB gene encoding glutamate 5-kinase, whose translation MSGTRHEIAEARRLVVKIGSSALTTAGSGLDVARLDALVDAIADRVARDAQIVLVSSGAIGAGLAPLKLGKRPGDLATQQAAASVGQLALAHAYAESFGRYSLTVGQVLLTSDDVVRRAHYRNAQRTFSRLLALGAVPVVNENDTVATQEIRFGDNDRLAALVAHLVGADALVLLSDVDGLYDGDPRDGATRKITEVRGESDVEGIAVGMSSSGLGTGGMVSKLSAARTAAGAGIPVLLAAAADAGDALRAANVGTAFAPADTRLSARRFWLGYAADTSGRLRLDDGAVRAILRRRSLLAAGITGLDGDFEAGDVVDLVDSADVPVARGVVGFDAGELPALIGRSSHEVPVEHRREVVHADDLVPLRR comes from the coding sequence GTGAGCGGCACGCGCCACGAGATCGCGGAAGCCCGCCGGCTGGTCGTGAAGATCGGTTCCTCGGCGCTGACCACCGCGGGCAGCGGCCTCGACGTCGCTCGCCTCGACGCACTGGTCGACGCCATCGCGGACCGCGTTGCCCGTGACGCGCAGATCGTGCTCGTGTCGTCGGGTGCGATCGGGGCCGGGCTCGCGCCGTTGAAGCTGGGCAAGCGTCCGGGTGACCTGGCGACGCAGCAGGCCGCGGCGAGCGTCGGGCAGCTCGCGCTGGCGCACGCGTACGCGGAATCGTTCGGCCGCTACTCGCTGACCGTCGGCCAGGTGCTGCTCACCTCGGACGACGTCGTCCGCCGCGCGCACTACCGCAACGCGCAACGCACGTTCTCCCGCCTGCTCGCGCTCGGCGCGGTGCCGGTCGTGAACGAGAACGACACCGTTGCCACGCAAGAGATCCGCTTCGGCGACAACGACCGGCTCGCCGCTCTGGTGGCGCACCTCGTCGGCGCCGACGCACTGGTCCTGCTGTCCGATGTGGACGGTCTGTACGACGGCGACCCGCGCGACGGTGCGACCCGCAAGATCACCGAGGTGCGCGGCGAGTCCGATGTGGAGGGCATCGCGGTCGGGATGTCGTCCTCGGGCCTGGGCACCGGCGGCATGGTCTCGAAACTTTCCGCGGCGCGTACTGCGGCCGGTGCCGGAATCCCCGTGCTGTTGGCCGCTGCGGCCGACGCCGGAGACGCGCTGCGCGCCGCGAACGTCGGCACTGCCTTCGCGCCCGCCGACACCCGTCTGTCCGCCCGCCGCTTCTGGCTCGGCTACGCGGCCGACACTTCCGGCCGCCTCCGCCTGGACGACGGTGCGGTGCGGGCGATCCTGCGCCGCCGTTCGCTGCTGGCGGCGGGAATCACCGGCCTGGACGGGGATTTCGAGGCCGGTGACGTGGTCGATCTGGTGGATTCGGCGGATGTCCCGGTGGCGCGTGGTGTGGTCGGTTTCGACGCGGGGGAGTTGCCCGCGTTGATCGGGCGGTCGAGTCATGAGGTTCCGGTGGAGCACCGGCGGGAGGTCGTGCACGCGGACGACCTCGTCCCGCTGCGCCGCTAA